A window of Bacteroidales bacterium contains these coding sequences:
- a CDS encoding SGNH/GDSL hydrolase family protein: MLLRKYLLAVILSVLFSTLFAQTAIPPFKKGERVLFVGNSITHGGHYHSFIWLYYITRFPGTAVTIMNGGIGGDSAWDIEKRMDEDILSKQPTYVTLTFGMNDVGYFEFLWDDAEEHARQKIERSYNCYKNIERKLLDDKRMTKVLIGGSPYDETSKIENQVFPKKNDAILKIVDFQEEAAQKNGWGFVDFNRPMLEINRREQQKDPLFALCGGDRIHPDNDGHMVMAYLFLTAQGLAGKKVAEVDIDASKSKVNISENCTVSKIKKTTSGIEFIYLAKALPYPIDSIARGWGSKRSQADALTLVPFTEMFNQEILRVKYLPGGMYELRIDDQSIVMVSSGELSEGINLADMERTPQYQQASVIMHLNEERFDIEKRFRDYAWMEFSFLQGKGMLFANNMAAVDTIRSNWDNGFVRGNFGIYSKAQYPEIRKMWQGQMDEIV, from the coding sequence ATGTTGCTGAGAAAATATCTTTTGGCTGTTATACTGTCCGTATTATTTTCTACACTTTTCGCCCAAACAGCCATTCCTCCGTTTAAAAAAGGGGAACGCGTGCTATTTGTTGGAAACAGTATTACCCATGGCGGACATTATCATTCATTCATCTGGTTGTATTATATTACCCGTTTTCCCGGTACAGCCGTAACAATCATGAATGGCGGCATTGGAGGAGATTCCGCCTGGGATATCGAAAAGCGCATGGATGAAGATATTTTGAGTAAGCAGCCAACTTATGTAACCCTGACTTTCGGAATGAATGATGTGGGATACTTCGAGTTTCTATGGGATGATGCCGAAGAACATGCCCGTCAGAAAATCGAAAGATCGTACAACTGCTATAAAAATATTGAAAGGAAATTGCTCGATGATAAGAGAATGACCAAAGTACTCATTGGCGGTTCCCCATACGATGAAACATCCAAAATTGAAAATCAGGTTTTCCCGAAGAAAAATGATGCTATATTGAAAATTGTGGATTTTCAGGAAGAAGCTGCCCAAAAGAACGGATGGGGATTTGTTGACTTTAATCGTCCGATGCTTGAGATCAACCGGCGTGAACAGCAGAAAGACCCTCTGTTTGCTTTATGCGGAGGAGACCGGATTCACCCTGATAATGACGGACACATGGTGATGGCTTATCTATTCCTCACAGCTCAGGGACTGGCAGGAAAGAAAGTTGCAGAGGTGGATATCGATGCATCAAAAAGTAAGGTGAATATTTCTGAAAATTGTACTGTTTCTAAAATAAAAAAAACGACATCAGGTATTGAATTCATTTATCTGGCGAAGGCTTTGCCTTATCCTATTGACTCAATCGCAAGAGGCTGGGGTAGTAAAAGATCTCAGGCCGATGCATTGACCCTTGTCCCTTTTACAGAAATGTTCAATCAGGAGATATTACGGGTAAAATATCTGCCCGGCGGCATGTATGAACTTAGGATTGATGATCAGTCCATAGTGATGGTTTCATCCGGAGAGTTGTCGGAAGGGATAAATCTTGCGGATATGGAAAGAACGCCCCAGTACCAGCAGGCTTCGGTAATCATGCATCTGAACGAGGAGCGTTTTGATATTGAGAAGCGGTTTCGTGATTATGCCTGGATGGAATTCTCGTTTCTCCAGGGGAAAGGAATGTTGTTCGCCAATAACATGGCGGCC